The Candidatus Eremiobacteraceae bacterium genome has a segment encoding these proteins:
- a CDS encoding TonB family protein — translation MSTPANPQHLLRRPKKPQQKSFSWRIPAVAGIVVVVTGGGIAGFTAYGHGKGGAAPSGPAATSQPASLSLAQNYAPPIVAPTLTKHKSHSPSTTSGASPSPNATQTPEPTPTPLPTSTPSDAHAQTASSATAKHSAAARLAAAHLAAQLLASSRISSQPRSSVATTQNAFTPAPLPASTQPPVQATATPDAGPTPVYAPTIVVDARFADRVEPVYPDIAKEQGVGGTAIVLATIGPDGRVLTVSIDQSTGNRQLDSAAVAAAHASRFEPPEIDGKPATETYRIVYTFDPNS, via the coding sequence CGAATCCGCAACATCTGTTGCGTCGTCCGAAGAAGCCGCAGCAAAAGTCGTTCAGCTGGCGCATTCCCGCCGTCGCGGGGATCGTCGTCGTGGTCACCGGCGGCGGAATCGCCGGCTTCACGGCATACGGCCATGGCAAGGGCGGCGCAGCACCGTCCGGTCCCGCGGCTACGTCGCAACCCGCATCGCTTTCGCTCGCGCAGAACTACGCGCCGCCGATCGTCGCGCCGACGCTGACGAAACATAAATCGCATAGTCCCTCGACCACGTCCGGCGCGTCGCCGTCACCGAATGCGACGCAGACTCCCGAACCGACGCCGACGCCGCTCCCGACCTCGACGCCGAGCGATGCGCACGCGCAAACCGCTTCGAGCGCGACCGCCAAGCATTCCGCCGCGGCCCGCCTAGCAGCCGCGCATCTTGCGGCACAACTGCTCGCGTCGTCGCGGATCAGCTCGCAGCCCCGTTCCTCGGTCGCGACGACGCAGAACGCTTTTACTCCCGCTCCGCTTCCGGCGAGTACGCAACCGCCGGTACAAGCGACGGCGACTCCTGATGCTGGGCCGACTCCGGTATACGCGCCGACGATCGTCGTCGATGCGCGCTTCGCCGACCGCGTCGAACCCGTGTATCCCGATATCGCAAAAGAGCAGGGCGTCGGCGGCACGGCGATCGTGCTCGCGACGATAGGGCCGGACGGCCGAGTTCTCACCGTCTCGATCGATCAGTCGACTGGAAACCGCCAACTCGACAGTGCTGCCGTCGCGGCCGCACACGCGAGCCGTTTCGAGCCGCCGGAGATCGACGGCAAGCCGGCCACCGAAACGTATCGGATCGTCTACACCTTCGACCCGAACAGCTAG